One part of the Drosophila teissieri strain GT53w chromosome 3R, Prin_Dtei_1.1, whole genome shotgun sequence genome encodes these proteins:
- the LOC122621609 gene encoding filamin-A isoform X5, translating into MEAERDLAEDAQWKKIQQNTFTRWANEHLKTIDRSINNLETDLSDGLRLIALIEVLSQKRMPKYNKRPTFRSQKLENVSVALKFLQDEGIKIVNIDSSDIVDCKLKLILGLIWTLILHYSISMPMWDGEDDKQLNGSGHTPKQRLLNWIHAKIPDLPINNFTNDWTTGKAVGALVDACAPGLCPDWELWDPKDAVQNASEAMGLADDWLNVRQLIKPEELVNPNVDEQSMMTYLSQYPNSKLKTGAPLRPKTNPNSIPPPRVRAYGPGIEPIGPVVGAPANFTVETFSAGKGSVDVDIQGPNGEIEKADVRFNNDKNLTYTVSYIPKAEGSHKVAVKFSGRDIPKSPFPVKVEGHAGDASKVKVTGPGIQPNGVTIKKPTFFDILAKDAGRGVPEVIIIDPANHKTSVAAKVRQLENDTWRCEYVTALQGLHSVNVFYAGTPIPNSPFPVKVAPLSDARKVRASGRGLQATGVRVGDDADFKIYTEGAGEGEPEVRVIGPGGMNQNVMQSKVDGNTYECHYYPTKEGRYVIMVTFAGQEVAKSPFEVKVGPKKESSIVAYGPGLSSGVIGYPAAFVVETNGETGALGFTVAGPSQAEIECHDNGDGSALVKYHPSAVGEYAVHILCDNEDIPKSPFIAQILPRTDFHPELVKASGPGLEKNGVTINQPTSFTVDPSKAGNAPLDVVVQDVYGTKLSVELKNNPDGTKKVSYTPTSGVPHTVEVNYGGVSTPNSPHRVYVGVPVDAAKVQAFGPWLQPGVRPNAATHFNVDAREAGDAELKVKIIHEETKIEVPCRIIDNEDNTYSVEVIPPSKGAYTTTMTYGGQRVPLGQKVVVEQTVDVSKIKVDGLEPSVIMNAATDFMVDMSKVGSNIDSGKLSCAIFDPMGHVLPSKIVQGPTDDIFRIMYTPFEAGRHTIELMYDNIPVPGSPFVVNVKSGCDPARCKAYGPGLEKGLTNQKNKFTVETKGAGNGGLSLAIEGPSEAKMTCTDNRDGSCDVDYLATDPGEYDITIRFADKHIPGSPFRVLVEETVDPSKVKVYGPGIEHGQVRESVPTFFNVDVGEAGPGRIAVKLTNSEGIPVDNLRVEDKGNCIYAVHYVPPKAGSVLTCQVKFSEVEVPCSPFVMTVFPKSEPTKVKVKGVNEKKKTPASLPAEFEIDTKQAGQADINVAIKNPKGKAMQPRLEEVSTGTYVVSFVPDECGTYQCSIKYGDKEIEGSPFKLEAFPTGEAKKCKLVEQAPKIQSSGSQSHLKVDAREAGDGAVTCKITNKAGSEIVDIDVIEKDGFFDILYALNDPGDYDINVKFGGKDIPNGSFSIKAVESIEQYSHSEYIEEHTTKVVQQTTQSELVNGKSEITYRSVAFEKLPLPTTGGNVTAEVRMPSGKVDKPVIQDNRDGTVSVKYDPREEGSHELVVKYNGEPVQGSPFKFHVDSITSGYVTAYGPGLTHGVTGEPANFTISTKGASAGGLTMAVEGPSKADINYHDNKDGTVSVQYLPTAPGEYQVSVRFGDKHIKGSPYFAKITGEGRKRNQISVGSCSEVTMPGDITDDDLRALNASIQAPSGLEEPCFLKRMPTGNIGISFTPREIGEHLVSVKRLGKHINNSPFKVTVCEREVGDAKKVKVSGAGLKEGQTHADNIFSVDTRNAGFGGLSVSIEGPSKAEIQCTDKDDGTLNISYKPTEPGYYIVNLKFADHHVEGSPFTVKVAGEGSNRKREKIQRERDAVPITEIGSQCKLTFKMPGITSFDLAACVTSPSNVTEDAEIQEVEDGLYAVHFVPKELGVHTVSVRYSEMHIPGSPFQFTVGPLRDSGSHLVKAGGSGLERGVVGEAAEFNVWTREAGGGSLAISVEGPSKADIEFKDRKDGSCDVSYKVTEPGEYRVGLKFNDRHIPDSPFKVYVSPDAGDAHKLEVQQFPQGNIQADAPYQFMVRKNGAKGELDAKIVAPSGTDDDCFIQVIDGEMYSVRFYPRENGIHAIHVKFNGVHIPDSPFRIKVGKDVADPAAVHASGNGLDEVKTGHKADFIINTCNAGVGTLAVSIDGPSKVAMDCTEVEEGYKVRYTPLLPGEHYITVKYNNMHIVGSPFKVNATGDKLADEGAQETSTVIVETVQKVAKGGKNTGVHLPTFKSDASKVVSKGMGLKKAYIGKQNQFSISATDAGNNILYVGMYGPKGPCEEFHVKHAGHNNYNVQYLVRDRGQYVLLIKWGEEHIPGSPFQIDV; encoded by the exons ATGGAGGCCGAACGCGATCTCGCCGAGGATGCGCAGTGGAAGAAGATCCAACAGAACACCTTCACCCGGTGGGCCAACGAGCACCTGAAGACCATTGATCGCTCGATCAACAACCTGGAGACGGACCTGTCCGACGGCCTCCGACTGATCGCCCTGATCGAGGTGCTGTCCCAGAAGCGAATGCCCAAATACAACAAACGCCCAACATTCCGCAGCCAGAAACTGGAAAACGTGTCGGTGGCCCTGAAATTCCTGCAGGATGAGGGTATCAAAATCGTTAACATTG ACTCGTCGGACATTGTGGACTGTAAGCTGAAACTGATACTCGGTCTGATATGGACACTGATTCTGCACTACTCGATATCGATGCCGATGTGGGATGGCGAGGACGACAAGCAGCTCAACGGCTCGGGCCACACTCCCAAGCAGCG CCTGCTGAACTGGATACACGCCAAGATACCCGACTTGCCCATCAACAACTTCACCAACGACTGGACCACGGGCAAGGCGGTGGGCGCCCTCGTTGACGCCTGTGCTCCGGGTCTCTGTCCCGACTGGGAGCTGTGGGATCCCAAGGATGCCGTGCAGAACGCCTCCGAGGCCATGGGCCTTGCCGATGACTGGCTCAACGTGCGCCAGCTGATCAAGCCCGAGGAGCTGGTCAACCCCAACGTGGACGAGCAGTCTATGATGACCTATCTGTCTCAGTACCCGAACTCCAAGCTCAAGACTGGAGCTCCCTTGAGGCCCAAGACGAATCCAAACAG CATTCCGCCGCCGCG AGTGCGTGCCTATGGTCCTGGTATTGAGCCTATTGGTCCTGTGGTGGGAGCCCCGGCCAACTTCACCGTCGAAACCTTCTCTGCTGGCAAAG GTTCCGTGGATGTTGACATCCAAGGACCCAATGGCGAGATCGAGAAGGCTGACGTGCGCTTTAACAATGACAAGAACCTCACGTACACAGTTTCGTACATACCCAAAGCCGAGGGTTCGCACAAGGTGGCCGTTAAGTTCTCCGGTCGCGACATCCCCAAGTCGCCGTTCCCCGTTAAGGTGGAAGGTCATGCTGGAGACGCCTCTAAGGTGAAGGTTACGGGGCCCGGAATACAGCCCAACGGTGTCACCATCAAGAAGCCAACCTTCTTCGACATTCTGGCCAAGGATGCGGGTCGCGGAGTGCCCGAAGTGATTATCATCGATCCGGCTAACCACAAGACCTCTGTGGCCGCCAAAGTGCGCCAACTGGAAAACGATACTTGGCGATGCGAGTACGTGACCGCTCTGCAGGGATTGCATTCGGTGAATGTCTTCTATGCTGGAACACCGATCCCCAACAGTCCCTTCCCGGTGAAGGTAGCTCCACTGTCCGATGCGCGTAAAGTTCGCGCTTCCGGTCGTGGTCTCCAGGCAACTGGCGTTCGCGTCGGTGACGATGCCGACTTCAAGATCTATACCGAGGGAGCCGGCGAGGGTGAGCCAGAGGTGCGCGTTATTGGTCCTGGAGGCATGAACCAGAACGTCATGCAGTCGAAGGTGGATGGCAATACCTACGAGTGCCACTACTATCCCACCAAGGAGGGCCGCTACGTCATCATGGTGACCTTTGCTGGCCAAGAAGTTGCCAAGTCGCCGTTTGAGGTGAAAGTAGGTCCCAAGAAGGAGTCCTCGATTGTGGCCTACGGGCCCGGACTGAGCAGCGGCGTTATCGGCTACCCGGCCGCCTTTGTAGTGGAGACCAATGGCGAGACCGGCGCCCTCGGGTTCACCGTGGCCGGTCCCTCGCAGGCCGAGATCGAGTGCCACGACAACGGCGATGGCTCTGCCCTGGTCAAGTATCACCCCTCCGCAGTGGGAGAGTACGCCGTGCATATTCTGTGCGACAATGAGGACATTCCCAAGTCGCCATTTATCGCTCAGATCCTCCCGCGCACCGATTTCCATCCCGAGCTGGTCAAAGCTAGTGGTCCTGGACTGGAGAAGAATGGCGTGACCATCAACCAGCCGACCAGCTTTACTGTGGACCCCAGCAAGGCAGGCAATGCTCCGTTGGATGTTGTCGTTCAGGATGTGTACGGCACCAAGTTGTCCGTGGAGCTTAAGAACAACCCAGATGGCACCAAGAAGGTCTCGTATACGCCTACTTCTGGAGTTCCGCACACCGTCGAAG ttaACTATGGCGGAGTTTCTACGCCCAATTCTCCCCATCGTGTGTACGTCGGGGTTCCGGTTGACGCAGCCAAGGTACAGGCCTTTGGACCCTGGTTGCAACCTGGAGTGCGCCCCAACGCGGCCACACACTTCAATGTGGACGCCCGTGAGGCTGGAGACGCCGAGCTGAAGGTAAAGATCATTCACGAGGAAACCAAGATCGAGGTACCGTGCCGCATCATCGATAACGAGGACAACACCTACTCGGTGGAAGTGATCCCGCCATCCAAGGGTGCCTACACCACTACAATGACGTATGGTGGCCAAAGAGTTCCCCTGGGACAGAAGGTGGTCGTGGAACAAACGGTCGATGTATCCAAGATCAAGGTGGACGGGCTTGAGCCAA GTGTGATCATGAATGCGGCCACGGACTTCATGGTTGATATGAGCAAGGTGGGCAGCAACATTGACTCAGGAAAGCTGTCCTGTGCGATCTTCGACCCAATGGGCCATGTGTTGCCGAGCAAGATTGTGCAAGGTCCAACCGACGACATCTTCCGCATCATGTACACTCCCTTCGAGGCTGGCCGCCACACCATTGAGCTGATGTACGACAACATCCCGGTGCCAGGATCTCCGTTTGTTGTGAATGTGAAGAGCGGCTGCGATCCCGCTCGCTGCAAGGCCTACGGACCAGGCCTCGAAAAAGGACTGACCaaccagaaaaacaaattcaCCGTGGAGACCAAGGGTGCAGGAAACGGTGGCCTTTCGCTTGCCATCGAGGGTCCCTCGGAGGCGAAAATGACGTGCACGGACAATCGCGATGGTAGCTGCGATGTGGACTATTTGGCCACTGATCCAGGAGAGTATGACATTACCATTCGGTTTGCGGACAAGCACATACCCGGCTCTCCGTTCCGCGTGCTCGTCGAGGAGACGGTGGATCCCAGCAAGGTGAAGGTGTACGGTCCGGGCATCGAGCACGGCCAGGTGCGCGAGAGCGTGCCCACCTTCTTCAACGTGGATGTGGGCGAGGCTGGTCCTGGCCGCATTGCCGTAAAGCTGACCAACTCCGAGGGTATTCCCGTGGACAATCTGCGTGTGGAAGACAAGGGCAATTGCATTTACGCGGTTCACTATGTGCCGCCCAAGGCTGGCTCCGTGCTCACCTGCCAGGTGAAGTTCTCTGAGGTTGAAGTGCCATGCAG TCCATTTGTGATGACCGTTTTCCCCAAATCAGAGCCCACCAAAGTAAAGGTAAAGGGTGTCAATGAGAAGAAGAAAACGCCTGCTTCCCTTCCCGCCGAGTTTGAAATCGATACAAAACAGGCTGGCCAGGCTGATATCAATGTGGCCATTAAGAACCCCAAGGGCAAGGCCATGCAGCCGCGCCTGGAGGAGGTGTCCACTGGCACGTACGTGGTGTCCTTTGTGCCCGATGAGTGCGGCACCTACCAGTGCAGCATCAAGTACGGCGACAAGGAGATCGAGGGCTCGCCCTTCAAACTCGAAGCATTCCCCACCGGCGAAGCCAAGAAGTGCAAACTGGTGGAGCAGGCGCCCAAGATTCAGTCCTCGGGCAGTCAATCGCACCTGAAAGTGGATGCCCGTGAGGCCGGAGATGGAGCGGTGACCTGCAAGATCACCAACAAGGCGGGCAG CGAAATTGTCGACATTGATGTGATCGAAAAGGATGGTTTCTTCGACATTCTGTACGCCCTTAACGATCCCGGAGACTATGACATCAACGTAAAGTTTGGTGGCAAGGACATCCCGAACGGCAGCTTCTCCATCAAG GCTGTCGAAAGTATCGAGCAATACTCGCATAGTGAATATATCGAGGAGCACACGACCAAAGTGGTTCAGCAAACTACGCAG AGCGAGCTCGTCAACGGAAAATCTGAGATCACGTACCGCAGTGTAGCATTTGAGAAATTACCACTACCCACAACAGGCGGCAACGTTACAG CTGAAGTCAGAATGCCGAGCGGTAAAGTAGACAAACCCGTGATCCAGGATAACCGTGATGGTACCGTCTCGGTGAAGTACGATCCCCGTGAGGAGGGATCCCACGAGCTCGTGGTCAAATACAACGGAGAACCCGTGCagg GATCTCCCTTCAAATTCCACGTTGACTCGATCACCTCCGGCTATGTGACTGCCTATGGACCCGGCCTGACCCACGGAGTCACCGGTGAGCCGGCCAACTTTACCATCTCCACCAAGGGAGCCAGCGCCGGTGGCCTGACCATGGCCGTCGAAGGACCCAGCAAGGCTGAC ATCAACTACCATGACAACAAAGACGGCACTGTTTCCGTGCAATACCTGCCCACCGCTCCTGGCGAGTACCAGGTGTCCGTTCGCTTCGGCGACAAGCACATCAAGGGTTCGCCGTACTTTGCCAAGATCACCGGCGAGGGTCGCAAGCGCAACCAGATCTCGGTTGGCTCCTGCTCCGAGGTGACCATGCCCGGCGACATTACCGATGACGATCTGCGCGCCTTGAACGCCTCGATCCAGGCGCCCAGTGGCCTGGAGGAGCCCTGCTTCCTGAAGCGCATGCCCACTGGCAACATTGGCATCTCCTTTACGCCCCGCGAGATTGGCGAGCACCTGGTGTCGGTGAAGCGTCTGGGCAAGCACATCAACAACTCACCTTTTAAGGTGACTGTCTGCGAGCGCGAGGTGGGCGACGCCAAGAAGGTCAAGGTTAGCGGAGCTGGCCTTAAGGAGGGTCAAACCCATGCTGACAATATCTTCTCCGTGGACACGAGGAACGCCGGCTTCGGTGGTCTTTCGGTCTCCATTGAGGGTCCCAGCAAGGCTGAGATCCAGTGCACGGATAAGGATGACGGTACCCTCAACATCTCGTACAAGCCCACGGAGCCGGGCTACTACATTGTTAACCTGAAGTTCGCCGATCACCACGTGGAGGGTTCACCTTTCACCGTGAAGGTGGCAGGCGAGGGCAGCAACCGCAAGCGCGAGAAGATCCAGCGGGAGCGTGATGCTGTTCCAATCACGGAAATTGGCAGCCAGTGCAAGTTGACATTCAAGATGCCCGGCATTACCTCGTTCGATCTGGCCGCCTGCGTCACCTCTCCCAGCAACGTGACCGAGGATGCGGAGATccaggaggtggaggatgGCCTCTACGCAGTGCACTTTGTGCCCAAGGAGTTGGGAGTGCACACGGTGTCGGTGCGCTACTCCGAGATGCACATACCCGGATCACCGTTCCAGTTCACCGTGGGACCACTGCGCGACTCCGGCAGCCATCTTGTTAAGGCTGGAGGTTCTGGCCTGGAGCGAGGCGTTGTCGGAGAGGCGGCCGAGTTCAATGTGTGGACCCGCGAAGCAGGCGGCGGTTCCCTGGCCATTTCCGTGGAGGGTCCTAGCAAGGCTGATATCGAGTTTAAGGATCGCAAGGACGGCAGCTGCGATGTGTCGTACAAGGTCACTGAACCAGGAGAGTACCGCGTGGGCCTGAAATTCAACGATCGCCACATACCCGACTCACCCTTCAAGGTGTACGTCTCCCCGGATGCAGGCGATGCCCACAAGCTGGAGGTTCAGCAGTTCCCGCAGGGCAACATCCAGGCGGACGCTCCCTACCAGTTCATGGTGCGCAAGAACGGTGCCAAGGGTGAGCTGGACGCCAAGATTGTGGCTCCATCCGGAACGGACGATGATTGCTTCATCCAGGTGATCGACGGCGAGATGTACTCGGTGCGTTTCTATCCACGCGAGAACGGAATCCACGCCATCCACGTCAAGTTCAACGGCGTCCACATACCCGACTCTCCATTCAGGATCAAGGTGGGCAAGGATGTGGCCGATCCGGCTGCTGTGCACGCCAGCGGCAATGGATTGGACGAAGTGAAGACTGGACACAAGGCCGACTTCATCATCAATACCTGCAACGCCGGCGTTGGCACGTTGGCCGTCTCCATCGATGGACCCTCCAAGGTGGCCATGGACTGCACAGAGGTTGAAGAGGGCTACAAGGTCCGCTACACCCCTCTGCTGCCCGGCGAGCACTACATCACGGTCAAGTACAACAACATGCACATCGTGGGCTCGCCATTCAAGGTGAACGCTACCGGCGACAAATTGGCGGATGAGGGCGCCCAGGAGACGTCCACGGTGATCGTGGAGACAGTGCAGAAGGTGGCCAAGGGAGGCAAGAACACGGGCGTCCATCTGCCCACCTTCAAGTCGGACGCCAGCAAAGTGGTGTCCAAGGGTATGGGCCTGAAGAAGGCCTACATTGGCAAGCAGAACCAGTTCAGCATCAGTGCCACCGATGCGG GCAACAACATCCTGTACGTGGGAATGTACGGACCAAAGGGGCCCTGCGAGGAGTTCCACGTGAAGCACGCTGGCCACAACAACTATAATGTGCAGTACCTGGTGCGCGACCGCGGCCAGTACGTGCTCCTAATCAAGTGGGGCGAGGAGCATATACCCGGCTCCCCATTCCAGATCGATGTGTAG